From Prosthecobacter fusiformis, one genomic window encodes:
- a CDS encoding prepilin-type N-terminal cleavage/methylation domain-containing protein, protein MQKHRLSRQGFTLVELSIVLVVIGLLIGGILIGKSLIESAKINAQVKQFQQMDIAVSQFRSKYRQLPGDSNLFPSNYKADNDGAIEGSINHNGLGATQKINGVNYAAFSVPAETAHFWYHMSLSGAISKQYTTYDFAVGPVPGVNNPAAELGRKGSIILAGTISSNAFEVQAPPAHYWGLCPSQTARAPTATVNSDPCNSHPHFFNPTHAATYASAYAMTPVQALAIDSKMDDGKPWKGDVLGMGAQLGYAPDGSSCTYASATANPNTDYNLSAAKANINGCNIQIKMFSISGR, encoded by the coding sequence CTGGTTGTTATCGGGCTGCTTATCGGCGGAATTCTGATTGGGAAAAGCTTGATTGAGAGTGCAAAAATTAATGCTCAGGTGAAGCAGTTTCAGCAGATGGATATCGCGGTCAGCCAGTTCAGAAGCAAATATAGGCAGCTCCCTGGCGACAGTAATCTTTTCCCTTCCAATTATAAAGCGGATAATGACGGGGCTATTGAAGGCTCAATCAACCATAATGGTCTGGGTGCGACTCAAAAAATTAACGGCGTTAATTACGCCGCTTTCTCAGTCCCTGCCGAAACAGCGCATTTCTGGTACCACATGTCTTTGTCAGGCGCTATTTCCAAGCAATACACCACATATGATTTTGCGGTGGGACCAGTTCCCGGCGTTAATAACCCGGCGGCAGAATTGGGAAGGAAAGGCTCGATTATATTAGCAGGCACTATCTCTTCTAATGCATTTGAAGTCCAGGCACCACCTGCGCATTACTGGGGGCTATGTCCCTCACAGACAGCACGCGCCCCAACAGCAACAGTGAACAGCGACCCCTGCAACTCTCACCCACATTTTTTCAATCCTACACATGCTGCAACTTATGCATCTGCCTATGCTATGACACCTGTTCAAGCACTTGCAATCGACTCTAAAATGGATGATGGGAAACCCTGGAAAGGCGACGTTCTTGGAATGGGCGCGCAGCTTGGTTATGCACCAGATGGTTCCAGTTGCACTTATGCCAGCGCAACAGCGAATCCGAATACTGACTATAACTTAAGTGCTGCAAAGGCGAATATTAATGGCTGCAATATTCAGATCAAAATGTTCAGTATTTCTGGTCGTTGA